A genomic segment from Pseudomonadota bacterium encodes:
- a CDS encoding SDR family oxidoreductase: MATYVVSGCNRGIGLELCRQLRARDQRVIGLCRHASSALVDLGVEVVESIDVTEDASMSALRKALADVQIDVLINNAGVLSRESLDDLDWDRMRQQFEVNSLGPLRVTHALLEQLQHGAKVAIVTSRMGSISESSGSYYGYRMSKAAVNMAGASLAADLRSRGIAVALLHPGMVATEMTGYQGISPEEAAGGLLERIDVLSLDASGEFWHANGEELDW; encoded by the coding sequence ATGGCAACTTACGTGGTGAGCGGGTGCAATCGCGGTATCGGCTTGGAGCTGTGTCGTCAGCTCCGAGCGCGTGACCAACGGGTCATCGGCTTGTGTCGCCATGCATCGAGCGCACTGGTGGACCTGGGCGTGGAAGTGGTCGAGTCGATCGACGTCACCGAGGATGCATCGATGTCGGCCTTGCGCAAGGCCCTTGCCGATGTGCAGATCGATGTGCTGATCAACAACGCAGGCGTGCTCTCGCGGGAGTCCCTGGACGATCTCGATTGGGATCGCATGCGCCAGCAGTTCGAGGTCAACTCGCTCGGCCCCCTGCGCGTGACCCACGCCCTGCTGGAACAGCTGCAGCACGGCGCGAAGGTGGCGATCGTGACCAGCCGCATGGGCTCGATCAGCGAGAGCTCCGGCAGCTACTACGGGTACCGCATGTCCAAGGCCGCCGTGAACATGGCGGGGGCGAGTCTCGCCGCCGACCTGCGCTCGCGGGGCATCGCCGTGGCGTTGCTGCATCCCGGCATGGTGGCCACGGAGATGACGGGCTACCAGGGCATCTCGCCCGAGGAGGCGGCGGGCGGCCTGCTCGAGCGCATCGACGTCCTGAGCCTGGACGCCAGCGGGGAGTTCTGGCACGCCAACGGCGAGGAACTGGACTGGTAG
- a CDS encoding alpha/beta hydrolase, giving the protein MIHAPGPSSTLKEVFTVLDVAGAAASALRLQRLPRCDGQRVLTLPGYGFDDVSLLALRVQLRALGAEATGWGLGINFGQVGKLLPRVSARVREAAGAAGGPVALIGWSLGGYLAREVARDQPALVSRVITLGSPLRGGPRYTVVRSVYESLGYDLDHLDAQIQARQQERPLQVPVTAVYSKRDGIVAWRACIDEVESVTEHVAVKATHLGLCYAPAVLEVIADRLAADLDDEFVTTAATDRRSAQSSATD; this is encoded by the coding sequence TTGATCCACGCCCCAGGACCGTCGTCGACCCTCAAGGAGGTCTTCACCGTCCTGGACGTGGCTGGCGCTGCAGCCTCGGCTCTGAGGCTGCAGCGCTTACCCCGCTGCGATGGCCAGCGGGTGCTTACCCTCCCTGGCTACGGTTTCGACGACGTCTCTTTGCTCGCCCTGCGGGTGCAGCTTCGCGCCCTGGGCGCTGAGGCCACTGGGTGGGGCCTCGGCATCAACTTCGGCCAGGTGGGGAAGCTACTGCCGCGGGTGAGTGCCCGCGTGCGCGAGGCTGCAGGGGCGGCCGGTGGCCCCGTCGCCCTGATCGGATGGAGCCTCGGTGGCTATCTCGCGCGTGAGGTGGCGCGCGATCAGCCAGCCCTGGTCAGCCGGGTGATCACCCTCGGCAGTCCCCTGCGTGGTGGGCCCAGATACACGGTGGTACGTAGCGTCTATGAGAGTCTCGGCTACGATCTCGATCACCTGGATGCGCAGATTCAGGCGCGTCAACAGGAACGGCCTCTGCAGGTGCCCGTCACGGCGGTCTACTCCAAGCGTGACGGTATCGTCGCCTGGCGCGCCTGCATCGATGAGGTGGAGTCCGTGACCGAGCACGTTGCGGTCAAGGCCACGCACCTCGGCCTGTGCTACGCGCCGGCTGTGCTCGAGGTAATCGCCGATCGGCTCGCTGCCGATCTGGATGACGAATTCGTCACCACCGCTGCGACCGATCGTCGATCGGCGCAATCCTCTGCTACCGACTGA